The genomic stretch aaaggatatcgcttatggtgtcctatgacaaagaaagtaatattcagcagagatgttacctttgataaatctgctatggtaaataaggtaacagaagacaccaaacaaaataaaggtgcttctaagcaggtggagtttgagggaaaatttatttttcctacacaagaagcagatgaggaaacaaatgaagattactcTCTGGAAGgtgagccagtagaggagattccaactcaggaacctcaacaacaacttgaatcaatagcaaccagcacgccaaaaagaacaataacgaaacctgttcgtctcattgagacggttgcttgtgcaacctcaattgtagctgatgatgttcctaccacttataaagacgctgtccaaagttcagaagaagataagtggaggattgccatgaatgatgaaatacagtcccttcatcagaatcatacatggagattggtcaatctcccgaagggaaagaaagcaattgggtgcaaatgggtatttgcaaagaaagaaggatttcctaaccaagtaaatgttcgctacaaagcaagattggtggccaaaggatatgctcaaaaggagggaattgattacaatgaagtgttttctccagttgtaaaacattcctccattagaattatgttggctttggtagcacaattggatttggaactagttcagatggatgtaaaaactgcgtttttacatggaaacttggaggaggaaatctacatgactcagccagaaggattcaaagttgctggaaaagaaaatatggtgtgcaaacttgaaaaatcgttgtacggattgaaacaatcttctagacaatggtacaagcgatttgacgagtttatgttgtggcaagggtacaagagaagcaaatacgatcattgtgtgtatttgcacaagcttaaagatggttcctttgtatatcttctcctatatgttgatgatatgttgatagcttccaagaatttggaagaaattgataagttgaagattcaactgaagaaggagttcgagatgaaggatttgggtgaggcaaagaaaattcttggcatggagataattagagatagacgttcaaagaaactctgtttatctcaaaaggaatatttgaagagagtacttcaacgttttggcatagatgacaagactaagccagttagtactccacttgcttcccattttaagctaagtactactatgtcgccaatggatgaagctgaacgaaagtatatgtcaaaggtaccatacgcaaatgttgttggtagcttgatgtatgcaatggtttgcacaaggcctgacatttcacaagctgttggagttattagcagatatatgcacaatccagggaaggagcattggcaagctgtgaagtggattctacggtatattcataatactgtagatgtcgggttagtttttgagcaggaagacaatcagtctgtagttggatattgtgactcagattttgcgggtgatctggacaaacgaagatcaactactggttatgtgtttacttttgcaaaggcaccagttagttggaagtctactttgcagtcaacagttgctttgtctacaacagaggcagagtacatggctattacagaggctgtgaaagaggcaatttggcttcaaggattgctaaaggagcttggtgttgaacaaaaaggtatcacaattttttgtgatagtcaaagtgctattcaattagcgaagaaccaagtgtatcatgcaaggacgaagcacattgatgttcggtatcatttcgtacgagaaatcatagaagaaggtggagtcacggtgaagaaaattcatactacagagaatcctgctgatatgctgacaaaggtggtgactgcggtcaagtttcaacattgtttggatttgatcaacattgttgaaaactgaagattaaagatgaagacacaatcaaaatttgttattgagagaaaattgaagatgtggaattttgccaaggtggagatttgttgaagtttggcaaatttgtcccacatcggtgggctcttgaattttggggggattttccccctataaaagaaggcctaatgtttaggatttaaacacacctctcatttgccttctcatctgtttaaggcatttgtatcttctctctttagtattatttcacttgtatttttggagtgaaataaaatattggttgtgtccgaggagtaggcaaaattagccgaacctcgtaaattctggtgttccctttattgttgctttattgtcttatttattatttggtggctgtcataatttttggtatagtagttgtgacttattcacactatatacatttggcttccgcaacataatagacccttgtggtccgactCTTCCTCAGACCCCGCACATAGCGAGATCTtaatgcaccgggctgccctttttaaaATAATATGGGAGACAAAATGGATGAGGGCAGGGTAGAGCGGGGCAGTAGGGGTCCAGGCGAGAAGCGCGTTATGGGTGGGCGGTCGGTTGGGGAGGGAGAGATTGGCGGGGGCGTGGGACTGGAGGGTATAGGCACATGGTTCCATGGTAGGGGTGGGTGGGGGTTGTTGGGGTGAGGTCGGGGGCTAGGGGCTGTAGTGATAGGGTGTGGGAGGGGAGGGGGGCTTGGGGTGATGGTGGAGAAGGTTGAAAGAGAGTTAAATATTTAGAGGCACTAGATCAGAAGAAGTAAATCTCAGATGGTATCAATTTATGAATAAGACAGTCATTTACAACTCATTCCATCAATTAATTCCATACGATGCAGAGTTTGACTTCTTATTACCTGAGGCAAAAGTAGCCAAATATTTAACTAAATTTAGGTATGGAAAGAAAGATTGAGATAGCTTCCATGGAGCTCATTAAACCTCTTTCTCCTACTCCCAATCACCTTAGATGCTTCAAATTTTCTGTTCTGGACCAAATGGCACCACCCATGCCTGTTCAGTTATGTCTATTTTATCCTCCTCCTCCCTTAGATGGTGGTGAATCATTTTCCAACGATGAGCAAACAAGGGCAATCCATTTGTCAAGATTACTTCTTTTGAAGAAATCTTTGTCCGTAACTCTTGCTCGTTTTTATCCATTTGCTGGTTGAATTAAGGATAACTCAATTAAATGCAACGACGATGGGTACCTTTCTACAAGGCTTTTGCTCATTATAATTATCAGTTTGAAGATATTCATAGAAAGCCTGATATCCATAAATGTTTCCTTCCCAGTAGTGTTGAAGAGGGATCATTGATGCCTGATTCAGCCTTATATCCTCTGCTTGTTCAAGTCACTGTTTTTGAGTGTGGAGGTATGGCTATTGGTATACGTGCTTCTCACAAAATTACTGATTGTGCCACATTGTGCACACTCATCAATGCCTGGTCAGTTACTGCTCGAGATAGAGCCGACGATTGTGTGGTCACGGAATTTGTTGCAGCTGCAGAATCCTTGCCACCACCTATTCCCTACGTTCAACCCAAGTCTAATAAGTTAGAACCAATCAAAGTCTTCTTCGATAGGCAACGTGTTGCTAAAATTTTTGCCTTTGATGCTTCTACTATAGCATCGCTCAAGGCTAAGGCTGTCAGTGATTTTGTACAAATGCCTACTCGCGTTGCTGGAAATGTGCCACGGTTGCTTCAGGGTCCGACAGAAGGTTATCTAAATTGGGGCACAACGTAAATATACGAAAGCCTCTTGTCCCTCTGCTGCcaatgtattgggaaaaattgagtttacatattaaagtgattggaagataacgtgtcatgacacgtagactggtcaaagagttatgattggcaaagaggcacgagttgcaacagatacgagcagaggtaTAAGAGGAGGCACGAGTGGATACTCAAAAGACTCaacgctcgtacctatttaagtccacaaattaaggagaatgaatctgacagcacaagagagtacagatacagtatttaatgagcattaaatactaaaaacttTAGTGAATCTGTATTaaaatacaatgattatgtaacgtagcatttaatatctttaattgtctataatggccttattatgacaaaggtaAAACGTATATTTCcaagatagctataaaagggaaagaatgagtcaattgtaaggacacgaaagatcatctgaatatactggtttactttgttttcttctgtctATCTTATTGTTAGAAAATCACTTTCCATTATTCaattttgattatcagtaacccgtgttcttctaaattaaaactttgaccgaaattccactttttggttacaaattggttctgttaccgggaatctgataatctactCTTTCTTAGCCTAACCTTTTTTGTTGCATCAACCATGTCGAACAATAATGACAACATTCAAGGAAACCAACAACTTCAAGAGAATCCACAGGATGCCCACATCCCAATCCCTTCTCCACAAAGCTCCCCTCGACGATCTCGAGAAGGCACTCCTGATAGATCTCATGCAAATGGAAATGCTCAATTCGAAAATGATGAAGCTATcaatgaagctttgcaaaagctaatcgcTCAACAGGTCAACAAAGCTCTTGAGGCTTTTGTCATCCAATTACCCGTTGCACCACCTacacccactccaaataacaacactttggagaaccctcgcTCTGGGCTTGTTAATTCAGGCAGTGGTGGAACCCCCAGCGAATCACAAGAGGGAATACTaggtaacttagtcaattctgattttacaaaatttagtactaacattgcagaaacagctcaaggagcaaagtgaccgcatagagcaaatacccagggtgccgcccgtaatcaaagggatagatatggataaatattcgcaacaaccctggaagcctaGTGTTGCACCtctcccaattccaaagaaattcaaaatgtctgatattccaaaatacaaTGGAACAACTGATTCACGAGACCCCGTGCCTACattcacaacaggcgtaaaaggcaacgacttgaccaaacaggagatcgaatcagtattggtcaagaaattcggtgaaacactcactaagggtgcattaacatggcattctcttttacccgaaaattctataaattcttttgctgagcttgcagattctttcatcaaagcacactcaggagctcaaaaagtcgaaaaaagaatggaagatattttcaaaatcaaacaaggggactcagaattgcttagagagttcgtggacagattccagcgtgaaagaataaCATTACCGCAtgtacctgacaattgggcagctatagccttcacaagtaatttgaatgaaaaatactcagaagctacgaggcgactcaaggaaagtcttcatgaattcccagctacaacatggaatgatgtttacaacaggtatagcacgaagctaagGATAGAGGAAGATATTATCTCACAGtctcaaaatgaagaaaaggtaaGTTCAAGATAggtgaaaatcaaaaaaaaaggtccggtaaaaacaggtacgaaccATACATGGGACCAGTGGGAAAAGACTCATGGTCAAAACAGGACAATCAAAGGTACGATCACAGGTCGAGGAATAGAGAGTCGGGCTCGTCATCAAGATTTGGGAATGATCAAAACACGCGTGAGTCATGAGATAATGATAGAAACTTTAAGGCGAGGTTTGGCGGTTATAATTTCGATGTGAGCACTTCCGAACTCGTAGctattttgagaagcatgggtgacaaggtacgatggccaaaagagatgagatcgaatccaaacaggcgcaatccTCATCAttggtgtgaatttcacaacgatcacgggcataaaacggCAGACTGTaggtttttacaaagtgaagttgatcatttattaaaacagggttatctcaccgagttattcagtgaaaaaggtaagcaagcatacatgaagaataggtaggagccccctaaaccaccttctcccaaaaggaccATCAACGTTATAAGTggaggtgaagacatcaatggtgtgACGTACACAGCAGCCAATAAAAtttccaaagtcacaattacccaagggaaacgggtgtgtcatgtcttagaggaagaaagcattacgtttgatgatgcagatgcgaATGGCGTATTATCTCCTTATAATGATGCACTGGAAATATCTCTATttgtatatgatactaatgtaaaacgagttttgatttaTCCAGGTAGTTTCGTGAACATTATTCTattaagagtattacgtgagatgcaagctgaagataaattaataccaaaggccCATACTTTATCTGTATTCGACAATTCCAGTATCATAACGAAAGGAGAGGTAATACTTACTACATTCGCAGAAGGAgctgtcaaagatacaaagtttcaggtagtagatatggagatggattacaatatgatccttgggagaccatggatccaagagatggatgtcgttccgtcaaccttgcatcaagttattaaatttccatcaccatggggaatatgtcaaatccgtGGTGACCAACATACATCCAGGAACATCAACTTTGTAGCGGATTCAAGTACGAGAAGCcaagaaaaatagcaatcacagaatctagttgagggtaccacaacacaaaccttAACTGAACAAGGGCGAACAGATGTGGACTCGAGGccagataccattcaagaaccagaggaAAACGAAAATATCAAGACAAtaattgaagaactggaggctgTGGTGTTATTTGCACAATGTCCTGATATGAAAGTCTACGTAGGGGCCAATCTAAGCCAGGACATGAAAGGTAAGatgattgaatttttgaaaactaacatggattgttttgcttggtcccactctgatatgacaggaataccaccggaggtaatgactcacaaattaaatgaagacccatcgtatcctcctgtcaaacaaaagaagagaaaaaggaactttaaaaaatcaggtgattcaagatgaagttcaaaaattactaaaaattgggTCTATCCGTGAGGTAAGGTATCCTAATTTGTTAGACAATACTGTTGTGGTAGCgaagaagaatggtaagtggcgagtttgtgtagattacacagaccttaacaaagcctatcctaaagattcttttccactaccacatatagatcaactaattgatgctactgcaggacatgaattattaagttttttagatgcgtGTTCAGGAtacaatcagatcaaaatggatccggtagatgaagaaaaaacttccttcATAACTGATAGGGGGACTTactattataaagtaatgccttttggcctcaaaaatgctggtgcaacatatcaaagactagtgactaaaatgtttcaagaacatttgggAAAAACTATGGAAGTCTATATAGACGACATGCTCGTCAAAACTCAACATTCAAAGGATCATATATCACACCTGTCTGATGCATTTCagattttgcgaaaatttaatatgaaattaaatcctgagaagtgtgcattcggtgttgcattaggtaagtttttaggttttcttgtctctaaccgtggtattgaagtgaatcccacACAGATTAAGGTCATTGAAGAAATCCCTGACATACTcacaagtaaaaaagaagtgtagaggttgacaggaagaattgcagccttgggaagattcatttctaaatcatcagaagagtgctttaaat from Nicotiana sylvestris chromosome 12, ASM39365v2, whole genome shotgun sequence encodes the following:
- the LOC138884040 gene encoding vinorine synthase-like; this translates as MQRRWVPFYKAFAHYNYQFEDIHRKPDIHKCFLPSSVEEGSLMPDSALYPLLVQVTVFECGGMAIGIRASHKITDCATLCTLINAWSVTARDRADDCVVTEFVAAAESLPPPIPYVQPKSNKLEPIKVFFDRQRVAKIFAFDASTIASLKAKAVSDFVQMPTRVAGNVPRLLQGPTEGYLNWGTT